A region from the Gemmatimonadota bacterium genome encodes:
- a CDS encoding polyprenyl synthetase family protein, with product MAESQDRAGVDAQDRAAIDVALESLAAAARDSLAGTVAEAIGYALAGGGKRVRGLLVLHAYRACGGRGQVQSLAAAVEAIHAYSLVHDDLPCMDDDDMRRGRPTLHRVYGVPVATVVGLAMIPLAARAAWRASRALGNSPTTAAEIVQTLMRASGAEGMVGGQLMDLEAEGRAVSLAELEEIHRGKTGSLIAASVVVGGLAAGASAETRRALAAFGDQVGLAFQIADDILDVTATTETLGKTAGRDIALAKSTYPSLLGLDGARARAAALVDGACDVLHAANLRSFDLERLARFAVNRPS from the coding sequence GTGGCTGAATCGCAGGATCGCGCTGGAGTCGATGCACAGGATCGCGCGGCCATCGACGTGGCGCTGGAGTCCCTCGCTGCCGCTGCGCGCGACTCTTTGGCCGGAACGGTCGCGGAAGCGATTGGCTACGCGTTGGCAGGCGGCGGCAAGCGTGTGCGCGGCCTCCTGGTGCTGCACGCGTACCGGGCCTGCGGCGGTCGTGGGCAGGTTCAATCCCTGGCTGCCGCCGTCGAGGCAATCCACGCGTATTCGCTCGTACACGATGACCTGCCGTGCATGGACGACGACGACATGCGACGCGGCCGGCCCACGCTACACCGGGTCTACGGCGTGCCGGTGGCGACTGTCGTTGGGCTGGCGATGATCCCCCTGGCGGCGCGCGCGGCCTGGCGAGCGTCTCGCGCCTTGGGCAACAGCCCGACCACCGCCGCCGAAATCGTCCAGACGCTCATGCGGGCGTCCGGGGCCGAAGGAATGGTCGGAGGGCAGCTGATGGATCTCGAAGCCGAGGGCCGGGCCGTGTCACTCGCGGAGCTGGAGGAGATCCATCGCGGCAAGACCGGGTCGCTGATCGCGGCCTCGGTCGTGGTGGGGGGACTCGCGGCGGGTGCGAGCGCTGAAACCCGGCGAGCCCTGGCCGCATTTGGTGACCAGGTGGGACTCGCTTTCCAGATCGCCGACGATATCCTCGATGTGACCGCCACGACCGAGACCCTTGGCAAGACCGCAGGGCGCGACATTGCCCTCGCCAAGAGCACGTACCCCTCGCTCCTCGGCTTGGACGGCGCCCGCGCCCGGGCCGCCGCGCTGGTGGATGGCGCCTGCGACGTGTTACACGCGGCCAACCTCCGTTCGTTCGACCTCGAGCGCCTGGCACGGTTCGCGGTCAATCGCCCGTCGTAG
- the xseB gene encoding exodeoxyribonuclease VII small subunit, translated as MDVRFEDAIQRLEAIVEELEQPSITLDRSLALFGEGITHLRSASEALGRAEESVKVLVARAGGILEVTEHSGG; from the coding sequence ATGGACGTGCGATTCGAGGACGCCATCCAACGTCTCGAGGCGATCGTGGAAGAGCTCGAACAACCGAGCATCACCCTTGATCGCTCTCTGGCGCTGTTTGGCGAAGGAATCACGCACCTTCGCTCTGCAAGTGAGGCGCTGGGCCGCGCCGAGGAGAGCGTCAAGGTGCTGGTGGCGCGGGCGGGCGGTATCCTGGAGGTGACGGAGCATTCCGGTGGCTGA
- the xseA gene encoding exodeoxyribonuclease VII large subunit has translation MPGDTAATAFPVDDLARLVRTMVQGSFPPLWVAGEVSQFTRHRNGHWYFTLKGRDASLRCVLWASNTWRVPTAPEEGMQVAAFGQFDVFIGRTDLQFIVRNLEAAGDGLWRKAFDEVKGRLAADGLLDESRRRPLPFFPRRVAVITSPDGAALHDVISVARRRNPLVEVILVPAVVQGEEAPRSLRLALDRCYRWGQADVIIIGRGGGSREDLWGFNDEKLARKVADSPVPIVSAVGHEVDITICDLVADFRAPTPSAAAEKVVPLLSDMQRETRRLAQRLADAATWRIEEKRRRLESIARRASSASQGLVSRHRMTLAGLSGRLHALSPLATLERGYAVVTQMDGELVRSRTQVTVGDTVRVRVNDGQFQARVEPGAPPDTLLS, from the coding sequence GTGCCGGGTGACACGGCGGCGACGGCGTTTCCCGTCGACGACCTGGCCCGGCTCGTTCGCACGATGGTGCAGGGGAGCTTCCCGCCGTTGTGGGTGGCTGGCGAGGTGTCCCAGTTCACGCGGCACCGCAACGGGCACTGGTACTTCACGCTCAAGGGGCGCGATGCGTCGCTGCGCTGCGTGCTGTGGGCGTCCAACACGTGGCGGGTGCCCACGGCCCCTGAAGAGGGAATGCAGGTTGCGGCCTTTGGCCAGTTCGATGTGTTTATCGGGCGCACCGACCTCCAGTTCATCGTGCGCAACCTCGAGGCGGCCGGCGATGGGCTGTGGCGCAAGGCGTTCGACGAGGTCAAGGGACGGTTGGCGGCGGATGGCCTGCTCGACGAGTCCCGTCGTCGACCCCTGCCGTTCTTTCCGCGCCGCGTGGCCGTCATCACGAGCCCGGACGGCGCGGCCTTGCACGACGTGATCTCGGTCGCGCGACGCCGCAACCCGTTGGTGGAGGTGATCCTTGTGCCGGCCGTGGTGCAGGGCGAAGAAGCGCCGCGTTCGCTCCGGCTCGCCCTCGATCGCTGCTACCGGTGGGGCCAGGCCGACGTGATCATCATCGGGCGCGGGGGCGGGTCGCGGGAAGACCTGTGGGGATTCAACGACGAAAAGCTGGCGCGCAAGGTGGCCGACAGCCCAGTCCCCATCGTCTCGGCCGTCGGGCACGAAGTGGACATCACGATCTGCGACCTGGTCGCGGACTTTCGCGCACCGACGCCGTCGGCGGCCGCCGAGAAGGTGGTGCCGCTGCTGTCGGACATGCAGCGCGAGACGCGTCGCCTCGCGCAACGACTCGCCGACGCGGCGACCTGGCGCATCGAGGAAAAACGGCGACGGCTGGAGTCCATCGCCCGACGCGCCAGCTCCGCCTCGCAGGGACTTGTGTCGCGGCACCGCATGACCCTCGCGGGACTGTCCGGTCGTCTCCATGCGCTCAGCCCGCTCGCCACACTCGAGCGCGGCTACGCCGTGGTGACGCAGATGGATGGCGAGCTGGTACGGAGCAGGACGCAGGTCACCGTCGGCGACACCGTGCGGGTGCGGGTTAACGATGGGCAATTCCAGGCGCGTGTCGAGCCAGGTGCACCGCCGGACACTTTGCTGTCATAG
- the folD gene encoding bifunctional methylenetetrahydrofolate dehydrogenase/methenyltetrahydrofolate cyclohydrolase FolD, giving the protein MSHGDSSTGATRIDGVAVAKAVRDDVQLEVNELKARGITPGLTVVLVGEDPASTVYVRSKEKMSKELGMKGETIRLPAETPQAELEALIDRLNADPTVHGILVQSPLPKHMDENTIVRRIDPAKDVDGFHPVNVGKLLIGEKDGFAPCTPAGVQELLVRYGVDTTGKEAVIVGRSNIVGKPMAALLVQQGAGANCTVTICHSRTKDLAAHTRRADIVIAAIGKPEVITGDMIRPGAVVIDVGINRVTDATQPKGYRIVGDVHFESASAVAGMITPVPGGVGPMTIAMLLKNTVRAARQAGR; this is encoded by the coding sequence ATGTCGCACGGTGATTCCAGCACGGGCGCCACCAGGATCGATGGGGTGGCGGTGGCGAAGGCGGTCCGCGACGATGTGCAGCTCGAGGTCAACGAGCTCAAGGCGCGCGGCATCACGCCGGGGTTAACGGTGGTGTTGGTGGGAGAGGATCCCGCGAGCACCGTCTACGTCCGCTCCAAGGAAAAGATGAGCAAGGAGCTGGGGATGAAGGGGGAGACGATTCGCCTCCCCGCGGAGACCCCCCAGGCCGAGCTCGAGGCACTCATCGACCGGCTTAACGCCGACCCGACGGTGCATGGGATCCTGGTGCAGAGCCCGTTGCCCAAGCACATGGACGAGAACACCATCGTGCGGCGCATCGACCCGGCGAAGGATGTCGACGGCTTTCACCCGGTGAACGTCGGCAAGCTGCTGATCGGTGAAAAGGACGGCTTCGCCCCGTGCACCCCGGCAGGCGTGCAGGAGCTGCTGGTGCGATACGGGGTCGACACCACCGGCAAGGAAGCGGTCATCGTCGGGCGCAGCAACATCGTCGGCAAGCCGATGGCGGCGTTGCTCGTCCAGCAGGGCGCGGGCGCCAACTGCACGGTGACCATCTGCCATTCGCGCACGAAGGACCTGGCCGCACACACGCGCCGCGCGGACATCGTCATCGCGGCGATCGGCAAGCCCGAGGTGATCACCGGGGACATGATCCGACCCGGCGCGGTCGTGATCGACGTGGGGATCAACCGGGTGACAGATGCGACGCAGCCCAAGGGGTATCGCATCGTCGGCGACGTGCACTTCGAGAGCGCGAGCGCCGTAGCCGGGATGATCACGCCGGTGCCGGGGGGCGTGGGGCCGATGACCATCGCCATGCTGCTGAAGAACACCGTGCGCGCGGCTCGTCAGGCGGGTCGGTGA
- the rny gene encoding ribonuclease Y — translation MDQTLLAALGGLVVVASVAFFILGRGAGRRAAIAEQALAKATAEETGKRIVAEAEREADSLRKNAVLSGKEELMKAREAWESEARHRREEVEREERRVQERENQLDKKFDLLDQRERDLGRRASDLGRKEKGVGDREAELDRLVADERRRLESLAGMSASEAKTELISRLEREAEADAANRIREIREGAKRNAEREAKKIVALAVQRIASEHTSEISVSSVSLPNDEMKGRIIGREGRNIRAFELATGVDVVIDDTPDTVVVSCFDPVRREVARLALEKLVADGRIHPGRIEEVVAKSRREVDAQIVELGERAAYETGIHGLHPELIKLIGRMKWRTSYGQNILDHSKEVAHLAGIMAAELGLDVTMAKRGALLHDVGKVLTHEHEGTHVQLGVEVATKFGEHPLIVNCIAAHHDDVPHESEVSVLVQAADAISGSRPGARREAFETYVKRLEGLEKIASSYRGVDRVFAIQAGREVRVVVTPETVDDNRMAAMAEEIARRIESELQYPGQIKVVLIRETRAVDVAR, via the coding sequence ATGGACCAAACGCTACTCGCTGCGTTAGGCGGACTCGTTGTCGTCGCCTCCGTGGCGTTTTTTATTTTGGGTCGAGGCGCCGGAAGGCGCGCCGCCATTGCCGAACAGGCGCTGGCGAAGGCCACCGCGGAAGAGACCGGCAAGCGGATCGTCGCCGAGGCCGAGCGCGAGGCCGACTCGCTCCGCAAGAACGCGGTGCTCTCCGGCAAGGAAGAGCTGATGAAGGCCCGGGAAGCCTGGGAGTCTGAGGCCCGGCACCGGCGGGAGGAGGTCGAGCGGGAGGAACGTCGCGTCCAGGAGCGCGAGAATCAGCTAGACAAGAAGTTCGATCTTCTCGACCAGCGCGAACGGGACCTCGGTCGTCGCGCCAGCGACCTCGGCCGCAAGGAAAAGGGGGTCGGCGACCGCGAGGCCGAACTCGACCGCCTGGTCGCCGATGAGCGCCGCCGCCTGGAGAGCCTGGCCGGCATGTCGGCTTCCGAGGCCAAGACCGAACTCATTTCGCGCCTGGAACGTGAGGCGGAAGCAGACGCGGCGAACCGCATTCGCGAGATCCGCGAGGGGGCCAAGCGGAACGCCGAGCGGGAGGCCAAGAAGATCGTCGCCCTGGCCGTGCAGCGGATCGCCTCCGAGCACACGTCGGAGATCTCAGTCTCTTCGGTCTCGCTGCCGAATGACGAGATGAAGGGGCGCATCATCGGGCGCGAGGGCCGGAACATTCGGGCCTTCGAGCTGGCGACCGGGGTCGACGTCGTGATCGACGACACGCCGGACACAGTGGTGGTGTCGTGCTTCGACCCCGTCCGCCGTGAGGTGGCCCGCCTGGCGCTGGAGAAACTCGTCGCCGACGGTCGGATTCACCCCGGCCGCATCGAGGAGGTCGTCGCAAAGTCACGACGCGAGGTCGACGCGCAGATCGTCGAGCTGGGCGAGCGTGCCGCGTACGAAACGGGGATCCACGGGTTGCACCCCGAGCTGATCAAGCTCATCGGGCGCATGAAGTGGCGCACCTCCTACGGCCAGAACATCCTGGACCACTCCAAGGAAGTCGCGCACCTCGCCGGGATCATGGCGGCCGAGCTTGGGCTGGACGTGACGATGGCGAAGCGCGGCGCCCTGCTGCACGACGTGGGCAAGGTTCTCACGCACGAACACGAAGGCACCCACGTGCAGCTGGGGGTGGAAGTCGCGACGAAGTTCGGCGAACACCCGCTCATCGTGAACTGCATTGCGGCGCACCACGACGACGTGCCGCACGAGAGCGAGGTCTCCGTCCTGGTGCAGGCCGCCGACGCGATCAGTGGGTCGCGTCCCGGTGCCCGGCGCGAAGCGTTTGAGACGTACGTCAAGCGGCTCGAAGGACTGGAGAAGATCGCGTCGAGCTACCGCGGCGTGGATCGCGTCTTCGCCATTCAGGCTGGGCGTGAAGTGCGTGTGGTCGTGACACCCGAGACGGTGGACGACAACCGCATGGCCGCGATGGCCGAGGAGATCGCGCGCCGCATCGAGTCGGAGTTGCAGTACCCGGGGCAAATCAAGGTTGTACTCATCCGCGAAACGAGGGCAGTCGATGTCGCACGGTGA
- a CDS encoding sulfatase, with product MPATIRSAYRRESLEVLNQAISGREVHLVQHYLGLWYRAAALLSALMFVAIVAARYGPSFVGRCRERFHKRGATAVPEFESRPLLAATGVAALSFGMLEAAVSYLRSNLLFEPGGEDTPAEALWMAPLDAVALAVLVVLLLLLLQRASGGRLRAGRLALPIVLALGVAGVMLAFKVLLHPVAMALLSIGAGSAGSRLASLFTPEIRQHADRWLVRGAGVFLLLPLVPATFRVIGSSMRVDGAAPARADGPNVIVLIWDTVRAANLSLHGYSRPTSPVLDSVATHGVAFDWAFATAPWSLPSHAGMMTGRLPHELSTGFRLPMDARYPTIGEVMQRAGYATAGFTANLVYGSAKFGIGRGLQHYDDQPPVSAVLVAARGQLTRRLMERVREAQGTQQRMFRRRADHVNASFFRWIDGLPDRPFLAVLNHFDAHEPYAPPPPFNRTFSAPGERYWIHDATAPVPDSATLIQLRNAYDGGIRYLDAQLEALLAGLRARGKLDRTILIITSDHGEEFGEHGNAVYGHMKSLYNGVLHVPMVIVAPGLLPAGTRSDTPVSIRDIPATIVDLTGVRDTASFPGRSLAAALRDSVPSGEAFSVIERHPYGRPAWPSSGGDLYAAVEGHMKLIQSRKSSLLFDLDADYMERRDISAEQPDIARQLYAALDSVFGPLGKRRARR from the coding sequence GTGCCAGCCACCATTCGGTCCGCCTATAGGCGGGAGTCCCTTGAGGTTCTGAACCAGGCCATCAGCGGCCGCGAAGTCCACCTCGTACAGCACTACTTGGGATTGTGGTACCGGGCCGCCGCGCTCCTTTCCGCCCTGATGTTCGTGGCGATCGTCGCGGCACGGTATGGCCCGTCGTTCGTCGGCCGCTGCCGCGAACGCTTCCACAAGCGCGGGGCCACGGCTGTACCGGAGTTCGAGTCCCGACCACTGTTGGCGGCCACGGGGGTGGCAGCCCTCTCGTTCGGGATGCTGGAAGCCGCCGTCTCGTACCTTCGTTCCAATCTACTGTTTGAGCCCGGCGGTGAGGACACCCCGGCCGAGGCGCTGTGGATGGCTCCGCTGGATGCCGTCGCACTGGCTGTACTCGTGGTACTGCTCCTGCTCCTGCTCCAGCGCGCATCGGGGGGGCGGCTCCGCGCGGGTCGTCTGGCTTTGCCCATCGTCCTCGCCCTCGGTGTCGCGGGAGTCATGCTCGCGTTCAAGGTTCTGCTGCACCCGGTAGCCATGGCGCTCCTCAGCATCGGCGCCGGATCCGCCGGATCCCGGCTGGCCTCCCTGTTCACGCCGGAGATCAGGCAGCATGCCGACCGCTGGTTGGTGCGGGGTGCAGGCGTGTTCCTTCTCCTCCCGTTGGTGCCAGCGACCTTCCGAGTGATCGGCAGCTCCATGAGAGTGGACGGCGCGGCCCCTGCTCGGGCGGATGGTCCGAACGTCATCGTCCTGATCTGGGACACCGTTCGCGCCGCGAACCTGTCGCTCCATGGGTACTCACGTCCGACGTCGCCGGTCCTGGACTCGGTGGCGACGCACGGGGTCGCGTTCGACTGGGCCTTCGCAACGGCGCCGTGGTCGCTCCCCTCCCACGCTGGGATGATGACCGGACGGCTTCCACACGAGCTGAGCACGGGCTTCCGACTCCCGATGGACGCGCGGTACCCAACAATTGGCGAGGTCATGCAACGTGCGGGATACGCCACCGCGGGATTCACGGCCAACCTCGTGTATGGCTCGGCGAAATTCGGGATCGGCCGCGGCCTGCAGCACTATGACGACCAGCCGCCGGTCTCCGCCGTCCTGGTGGCGGCGCGAGGACAGTTGACGCGGCGCTTGATGGAGCGGGTTCGGGAGGCGCAAGGTACGCAGCAGCGGATGTTCCGGCGGCGCGCGGACCATGTCAACGCATCATTCTTCCGCTGGATCGATGGGCTTCCGGATCGGCCGTTCCTCGCGGTGCTGAATCACTTCGACGCGCACGAACCCTACGCTCCGCCGCCGCCATTCAACAGGACGTTCTCCGCCCCCGGCGAGCGCTACTGGATCCACGACGCGACGGCTCCCGTCCCCGACTCTGCGACGCTCATCCAGCTCCGGAACGCGTACGATGGCGGGATTCGTTACCTCGACGCACAACTGGAGGCCTTGCTCGCGGGGCTGCGGGCCCGCGGAAAGCTCGACCGAACGATCCTGATCATCACGAGCGATCATGGCGAGGAATTCGGCGAGCATGGCAATGCGGTCTACGGCCACATGAAGAGCCTGTACAATGGCGTCTTGCACGTGCCGATGGTCATTGTTGCCCCAGGCCTGCTGCCTGCAGGGACACGCTCGGACACCCCGGTGAGCATCCGCGACATTCCCGCGACCATCGTGGACCTCACTGGAGTGCGCGACACCGCGTCGTTCCCCGGCCGCTCCCTCGCTGCCGCGCTGCGCGACTCCGTCCCAAGCGGGGAGGCGTTCTCCGTGATCGAGCGACATCCGTACGGCCGTCCGGCATGGCCGTCGTCGGGTGGCGATCTCTACGCGGCCGTCGAGGGACACATGAAGCTGATCCAGAGCCGCAAGTCCTCGTTGCTATTCGACCTCGACGCCGACTACATGGAACGGCGTGACATCAGTGCGGAGCAGCCTGACATCGCACGTCAGCTGTACGCGGCGTTGGACAGCGTCTTCGGCCCGTTAGGCAAGCGCCGGGCGCGTCGCTGA
- a CDS encoding cell division protein ZapA — protein MSEKRHAVKVSIVGEEFTIRSDETPEHTRAVAEHVDRAIKQVLNTSPVIEMQKAAILAALQITDQLLKSRAARQDVEDEIDALSTEVRRWLPPAKRGESGDFPAVT, from the coding sequence GTGAGCGAAAAACGCCACGCGGTCAAGGTCTCGATTGTCGGGGAGGAGTTCACGATCCGGAGCGACGAGACCCCGGAGCACACCCGGGCCGTTGCCGAGCACGTCGACCGGGCGATCAAGCAGGTCTTGAATACGAGCCCGGTGATCGAAATGCAAAAGGCGGCGATCCTGGCGGCCCTGCAGATCACCGACCAACTACTGAAGTCCCGGGCGGCGCGTCAGGATGTCGAAGACGAGATCGACGCGCTTTCGACCGAGGTACGTCGATGGCTCCCGCCGGCGAAGCGCGGCGAAAGCGGGGATTTTCCGGCTGTAACGTGA
- a CDS encoding phenylalanine--tRNA ligase subunit beta has product MLYSHDWLRALVPHDRSATDLAALIGRHVATIDALTPLRADLVPIVVARVVEAGRHPNSDHLWVTKVDDGTGALLDVVCGAPNVVAGTLYPFARVGTVMPTGNKGGILIERRKIRGEWSTGMLCSARELGLGEDHDGIMPLDLDVPTGTSLLAALPVGDTCLDVDVLPNRPDLFSQLGMAREVAALTRTRLRPLVDVVASEAGGAALTLPAATRGREAATAGGVQVRLEDRAGCPRYMAAVVRGVTVGPSPEWLVNRLASVGARSISNVVDVTNYMLHAAGQPMHAFDLARLGQATLVIRGAREGERLLALDGVERALQPEMTVIADADRAVAIAGVIGGRESEVTPTTTDVVLEVAAFDARTTRRTRRALGIQTDAAHRFERGVDAAGTAAALAAAAQLLVSVAGGRVEGIVDVGEAPPPPAPVSLSVTRLGRLLGDVVSAEEVADLLRAIGFATTREGDTLQVQPPTWRRDVVRDADLVEEVARLRGYDRLPDALTPFRPGAVPEHPYAVVTRRLQAELVAAGLHEVRPMPFVRGDDATHVRVANPLAEDEPHLRHTVAESLARRAEYNLTRMEGNVRLFEVGSVFRKTDDRLPVESLHAGVLLMGWRRPPHFTEPEPPAIDAWDARALAERLVPMAHAGAMSVEPGHGGGDLWRVHANGEEVARVFRVDLDRPVWAHEAFGIELWIGTLDSADVTPPGTHAAPPMAAPSATAHPTYRALPTQPAAEFDLALVLPPDIAAGAVEAVIRGAAGALLESLRLFDEYRGTGLPEGHRSVAWRLTFRDPSRTLRDKEVEGRRAKIVQTLEKELGIRPRGS; this is encoded by the coding sequence GTGCTCTACTCACACGACTGGTTGCGCGCCCTGGTCCCGCACGATCGATCGGCGACCGACCTCGCGGCGCTGATTGGCCGTCACGTCGCGACCATCGACGCCCTGACTCCGCTGCGTGCGGACCTTGTCCCCATCGTGGTGGCTCGCGTGGTGGAGGCGGGGCGTCACCCGAACTCGGACCACCTGTGGGTCACCAAGGTGGATGACGGGACCGGCGCGCTGCTCGACGTGGTGTGCGGGGCGCCCAACGTTGTGGCGGGAACCCTCTACCCGTTTGCGCGGGTCGGGACGGTCATGCCCACCGGCAACAAGGGCGGCATCCTGATCGAGCGGCGCAAGATCCGGGGCGAATGGTCCACCGGCATGTTGTGTTCGGCCCGCGAGTTGGGGCTCGGTGAGGACCACGACGGGATCATGCCGCTCGACCTGGATGTGCCGACCGGCACTTCGTTGTTAGCGGCGCTTCCCGTGGGCGACACGTGCCTCGACGTGGACGTCCTCCCGAACCGCCCGGACCTCTTCTCGCAGCTGGGGATGGCGCGGGAGGTGGCGGCCCTCACACGGACCCGGCTGCGCCCGCTCGTGGACGTGGTGGCCAGCGAGGCCGGGGGCGCCGCGCTCACACTTCCCGCCGCGACCCGTGGCCGCGAGGCGGCCACGGCCGGTGGGGTCCAGGTCCGGCTGGAGGACCGGGCGGGGTGCCCGCGGTACATGGCCGCCGTGGTGCGCGGCGTCACCGTTGGCCCCTCGCCGGAGTGGCTCGTGAATCGCCTGGCGTCGGTCGGTGCCCGCAGCATCAGCAATGTCGTGGATGTAACCAACTACATGCTGCACGCTGCCGGACAGCCGATGCACGCCTTCGACCTCGCGCGCCTCGGACAGGCGACGCTGGTGATCCGCGGGGCGCGCGAGGGAGAGCGGCTTCTCGCGCTCGACGGCGTGGAGCGGGCGCTGCAGCCGGAGATGACGGTGATTGCCGATGCCGACCGGGCCGTGGCCATTGCGGGCGTCATCGGGGGACGCGAGAGCGAGGTAACGCCGACCACCACCGACGTGGTCCTCGAGGTCGCGGCGTTCGACGCCCGGACGACCCGTCGGACGCGGCGCGCGTTAGGCATCCAGACGGACGCCGCCCACCGGTTTGAGCGCGGCGTGGATGCGGCGGGCACGGCGGCGGCGCTGGCAGCCGCGGCGCAGTTGCTGGTCTCGGTGGCTGGCGGGCGCGTCGAGGGGATCGTGGATGTCGGCGAGGCACCGCCGCCACCTGCGCCGGTGTCGCTCAGCGTCACGCGCCTCGGGCGCCTGCTGGGTGATGTGGTCTCCGCCGAGGAAGTTGCCGACCTGTTGCGCGCCATTGGGTTCGCCACGACGCGCGAGGGGGACACCCTTCAGGTGCAGCCGCCCACGTGGCGTCGCGACGTGGTGCGGGATGCCGACCTGGTGGAGGAAGTCGCGCGCTTGCGCGGGTACGACCGATTGCCCGACGCTCTCACCCCGTTCCGGCCGGGTGCCGTGCCGGAGCACCCGTATGCCGTGGTCACGCGTCGCCTGCAGGCCGAGCTTGTTGCGGCAGGACTCCACGAGGTGCGACCGATGCCGTTTGTGCGCGGGGATGACGCGACGCACGTCCGCGTGGCCAACCCGTTGGCCGAGGACGAGCCGCACCTGCGCCACACGGTGGCCGAATCCCTCGCCCGTCGGGCGGAGTACAACCTGACGCGCATGGAAGGCAATGTCCGGCTGTTCGAGGTCGGATCGGTGTTTCGCAAGACAGATGACCGGTTGCCGGTGGAGTCTCTTCACGCTGGTGTGCTGCTGATGGGGTGGCGGCGGCCCCCCCACTTCACCGAGCCGGAACCGCCGGCGATCGATGCATGGGACGCACGCGCCCTCGCGGAACGCCTCGTGCCGATGGCCCATGCGGGGGCCATGTCGGTGGAGCCAGGCCACGGTGGCGGCGACTTGTGGCGCGTACACGCCAACGGAGAGGAAGTGGCGCGGGTCTTCCGCGTGGACCTCGATCGGCCGGTATGGGCCCATGAGGCGTTTGGCATTGAGCTGTGGATCGGGACGCTGGATTCCGCAGATGTCACGCCGCCGGGAACCCACGCGGCGCCACCAATGGCGGCGCCTTCGGCGACCGCACACCCGACCTACCGCGCGCTGCCCACGCAACCCGCGGCCGAGTTTGATCTTGCCCTCGTCCTCCCGCCCGACATCGCGGCCGGCGCGGTTGAGGCCGTCATCCGCGGGGCTGCAGGCGCCTTGCTGGAGTCCCTGCGCCTGTTCGACGAGTACCGCGGGACGGGACTTCCCGAGGGGCATCGATCGGTTGCATGGCGATTGACCTTCCGTGATCCGAGTCGCACACTTCGCGACAAGGAAGTCGAAGGACGACGCGCGAAGATCGTCCAAACACTGGAGAAGGAACTTGGAATCCGTCCGAGAGGGAGCTGA
- the pheS gene encoding phenylalanine--tRNA ligase subunit alpha: protein MTLAELLSACDDLRAAALGDIAAAPTTEAWTELRTQLIGRKGGRVTNLMAALPTLPAEDRRSAGAAINALKQAVEAALDARAGELQAARASGPGLDLTMPGRPAWRGSRHPVTLVIDEITDIFRELGFTIALGPEAETEWYNFGALNFPPDHPAMDMHDTLYLGTGTLLRTHTSPVQVRTMQRWNPPIRVLAPGNVYRRDFFDATHAPAFAQIEGLAIDEGISFADLKATLTHFAKRFYGATTRTRFGPSFFPFTEPSAQMDVEIDLGDGRGLRWVEIMGTGLVHPAVIEAAGLDSQRYSGWAFGMGPARIAMSRYGIPDIRLLYDSDVRFLEQFA from the coding sequence GTGACACTCGCCGAACTCCTCTCCGCATGTGACGACCTCCGTGCCGCCGCGCTCGGCGATATCGCCGCGGCGCCCACCACGGAGGCCTGGACCGAGCTCCGGACCCAGTTGATCGGCCGAAAGGGGGGGCGCGTCACGAACCTCATGGCAGCGTTGCCCACCCTGCCCGCCGAGGATCGCCGCTCGGCCGGCGCCGCCATCAATGCGCTGAAGCAGGCGGTGGAAGCGGCGCTCGATGCGCGCGCTGGCGAATTGCAGGCGGCCCGTGCCAGTGGACCGGGGCTGGACCTCACCATGCCCGGACGTCCCGCGTGGCGTGGCAGCCGGCATCCGGTCACCCTCGTCATCGACGAGATCACCGACATCTTTCGCGAGTTGGGCTTCACCATCGCGCTTGGGCCTGAGGCCGAGACCGAGTGGTACAACTTCGGGGCGCTGAACTTTCCCCCCGATCATCCCGCGATGGACATGCACGACACGTTGTACCTGGGGACGGGGACACTGCTGCGGACGCACACCTCGCCGGTGCAGGTGCGCACGATGCAGCGATGGAACCCACCCATCCGGGTGCTGGCGCCGGGCAACGTGTATCGCCGCGACTTCTTTGATGCGACACACGCCCCAGCGTTCGCCCAAATCGAGGGACTGGCGATCGATGAGGGGATCTCGTTCGCTGACCTCAAGGCGACGCTGACGCATTTCGCCAAGCGGTTTTACGGCGCGACGACGCGCACGCGATTCGGGCCGTCCTTCTTTCCGTTCACGGAGCCGTCCGCCCAGATGGATGTCGAGATTGACCTCGGGGATGGCCGCGGTCTTCGATGGGTGGAGATCATGGGGACCGGGCTCGTCCACCCCGCGGTGATCGAAGCCGCCGGGCTCGACAGCCAGCGTTACAGTGGTTGGGCGTTCGGCATGGGGCCGGCCCGCATCGCCATGTCACGCTACGGGATCCCGGACATTCGCCTTCTGTACGATTCCGATGTGCGTTTCCTGGAGCAGTTCGCCTGA